In Streptomyces sp. NBC_01426, one genomic interval encodes:
- a CDS encoding ATP-binding protein, whose translation MTQVPGDGGPPAREQVPTDVSAGAGPALPATVAEAREIVAVLLEKSGLPSDAAVVTDALMVTSELVTNAIRHGGGLTGFHADVRDGDLRVSVADRSPVPPVTQTSPPAGRRIGGYGWPLVRTLADRVTVTPHAAGKHITATLRLG comes from the coding sequence ATGACACAGGTACCAGGGGACGGCGGCCCGCCGGCCCGTGAGCAGGTACCGACGGACGTCTCCGCGGGCGCCGGTCCCGCGTTGCCCGCGACGGTGGCCGAGGCCCGGGAGATCGTGGCGGTCCTCCTGGAGAAATCCGGTCTCCCGTCGGACGCCGCCGTCGTGACGGACGCGCTGATGGTCACGTCCGAACTCGTCACCAACGCGATACGCCACGGCGGGGGACTGACCGGCTTTCACGCCGACGTCCGCGACGGCGACCTGCGCGTCTCGGTGGCGGACCGCAGCCCCGTTCCCCCGGTCACCCAGACCAGCCCCCCGGCCGGCCGCCGGATCGGCGGCTACGGCTGGCCCCTCGTCCGTACCCTCGCGGACCGCGTCACCGTCACGCCCCACGCCGCCGGCAAACACATCACCGCGACGCTCAGGCTGGGATGA